One genomic segment of Ricinus communis isolate WT05 ecotype wild-type chromosome 5, ASM1957865v1, whole genome shotgun sequence includes these proteins:
- the LOC8268150 gene encoding protein BASIC PENTACYSTEINE2 isoform X1, which produces MCVVLMDDPEDTLNMNIRNWGYYEPNFKGHLGLQLMSSMADRDTKHFLPGRDPNGIMVGANGAFHPRDCVVSDAPGPMNYMRDSWISQREKLFNMLPPNPNYAVLPETSGAHSLQVLQPPNPSRDERAGRIEEPSVHKESSQLKKRQSGGAPKTPKAKKPRKPKDNSNNAVQRVKPAKKSMDVVINGIDMDISGIPIPVCSCTGSPQQCYRWGCGGWQSACCTTNVSVYPLPMSTKRRGARIAGRKMSQGAFKKVLEKLAAEGYNFANPIDLRTHWAKHGTNKFVTIR; this is translated from the coding sequence ATGTGTGTAGTTTTAATGGATGATCCTGAGGATACATTGAATATGAATATTCGCAATTGGGGCTATTATGAACCGAACTTTAAAGGGCATCTCGGTCTGCAGCTCATGTCAAGCATGGCAGATCGAGATACAAAGCATTTTCTACCTGGGCGTGATCCTAATGGCATTATGGTTGGTGCAAATGGAGCATTTCACCCCCGCGATTGTGTGGTTTCCGATGCCCCTGGCCCCATGAACTATATGAGAGACAGTTGGATAAGCCAGAGGGAGAAGCTTTTCAACATGTTACCGCCAAATCCTAATTATGCTGTTCTGCCAGAAACTTCTGGAGCTCACTCCTTGCAAGTTCTACAGCCGCCTAATCCCTCAAGGGATGAGAGGGCTGGCAGGATTGAAGAGCCAAGCGTACACAAGGAAAGTAGCCAATTGAAAAAAAGACAAAGTGGGGGTGCACCAAAAACCCCAAAAGCAAAGAAACCTAGGAAACCAAAAGATAATAGTAACAATGCTGTTCAGCGCGTGAAGCCAGCTAAGAAAAGTATGGATGTTGTCATAAATGGAATTGATATGGATATTTCTGGTATTCCTATTCCAGTCTGCTCATGTACTGGAAGTCCTCAGCAGTGTTATCGTTGGGGTTGTGGTGGATGGCAGTCTGCTTGTTGCACCACCAATGTATCAGTGTATCCCTTGCCAATGAGTACTAAAAGGCGTGGTGCGAGGATTGCTGGAAGGAAAATGAGTCAGGGCGCATTTAAGAAGGTATTGGAGAAACTGGCTGCTGAAGGTTACAACTTTGCTAACCCAATTGATCTGAGGACTCACTGGGCGAAACATGGTACCAATAAGTTTGTCACTATCAGGTAG
- the LOC8268150 gene encoding protein BASIC PENTACYSTEINE2 isoform X2 has product MDDPEDTLNMNIRNWGYYEPNFKGHLGLQLMSSMADRDTKHFLPGRDPNGIMVGANGAFHPRDCVVSDAPGPMNYMRDSWISQREKLFNMLPPNPNYAVLPETSGAHSLQVLQPPNPSRDERAGRIEEPSVHKESSQLKKRQSGGAPKTPKAKKPRKPKDNSNNAVQRVKPAKKSMDVVINGIDMDISGIPIPVCSCTGSPQQCYRWGCGGWQSACCTTNVSVYPLPMSTKRRGARIAGRKMSQGAFKKVLEKLAAEGYNFANPIDLRTHWAKHGTNKFVTIR; this is encoded by the coding sequence ATGGATGATCCTGAGGATACATTGAATATGAATATTCGCAATTGGGGCTATTATGAACCGAACTTTAAAGGGCATCTCGGTCTGCAGCTCATGTCAAGCATGGCAGATCGAGATACAAAGCATTTTCTACCTGGGCGTGATCCTAATGGCATTATGGTTGGTGCAAATGGAGCATTTCACCCCCGCGATTGTGTGGTTTCCGATGCCCCTGGCCCCATGAACTATATGAGAGACAGTTGGATAAGCCAGAGGGAGAAGCTTTTCAACATGTTACCGCCAAATCCTAATTATGCTGTTCTGCCAGAAACTTCTGGAGCTCACTCCTTGCAAGTTCTACAGCCGCCTAATCCCTCAAGGGATGAGAGGGCTGGCAGGATTGAAGAGCCAAGCGTACACAAGGAAAGTAGCCAATTGAAAAAAAGACAAAGTGGGGGTGCACCAAAAACCCCAAAAGCAAAGAAACCTAGGAAACCAAAAGATAATAGTAACAATGCTGTTCAGCGCGTGAAGCCAGCTAAGAAAAGTATGGATGTTGTCATAAATGGAATTGATATGGATATTTCTGGTATTCCTATTCCAGTCTGCTCATGTACTGGAAGTCCTCAGCAGTGTTATCGTTGGGGTTGTGGTGGATGGCAGTCTGCTTGTTGCACCACCAATGTATCAGTGTATCCCTTGCCAATGAGTACTAAAAGGCGTGGTGCGAGGATTGCTGGAAGGAAAATGAGTCAGGGCGCATTTAAGAAGGTATTGGAGAAACTGGCTGCTGAAGGTTACAACTTTGCTAACCCAATTGATCTGAGGACTCACTGGGCGAAACATGGTACCAATAAGTTTGTCACTATCAGGTAG